The sequence below is a genomic window from Wyeomyia smithii strain HCP4-BCI-WySm-NY-G18 chromosome 1, ASM2978416v1, whole genome shotgun sequence.
GACCGCGGGACGTTGTCCCTAAACTTTCATTACATTTTTTATATGAAATCTACCTAGAATAGGCTATTATTGCagggcaaaataaaacacaagtaAATTAATCCCAGAACTGATCTCGCCTCTTTGCTGAACTGAAACAATTCGAAAAGTACATAGATATAACTAATTGTTCACTTTATTGTTGGAAGCTAAGAATTACACAACAGTTCAAGTAGGGCAAACTACGGTGCACAATTctctaaaaaaaaagaaaaaacgacAAACTAAGCGACAGTCCTCCTTCCTACTGGTAAACCGTCTTCAGCAGGGGATATTTCCGTTTCTCTGCCGGCTTGTAAGCATGCTGATACACACTAACCAAGCGCCAATAGTCCGGATAGCCGGATCCCTTCTTCCAGAAGGCAAACGGAGGTGCCAGCGTATCGATGATGTAGTTCTTCTTGATGTACGGCTCGCGGGGCTTCGGAACGGCAAGCTTTTTCGGTTCATGCTTTTGCGAGCAGTTGGAAATGCCACTGTCAAAGCTGGCGACCGTTCCGGACGAGTTGCTCTGCGGAATGCCCGCCTTGAAGGCACACCTAAACTCATGCTGCACCTTGTAGGTAAACTCATCGCCAGGTGCGGCATTCTGGCAAAGACGGGGTATTTTGTTGTCCTTTTGTTTACCATCAACTGGTGTGCGTTGCCGAGAGCCTTCTTGCATCACATTCGGCGATCCTTTCGGCCGCTGCTGGACCAAATTCGGCAACTCGCCACCATCCGCTTtgagttgctgctgctgttcgcCCGAAGCGGCAACATCGGCATTCTGCCGATCGGATTTACCCGATCGGTTGGATTTGGCTGATCGCGGTTTGGCACTTCCATTGCACTTGCATCGATTGGCCAAATTGTAATTCTGGGTATACTCATCGTGCTGCCTTATGATATCCCGATCGAAGAAGTCCTCTTCACCGAGCGTGTTCGAGAATACTCCCCCGGAGTGGACaactaaaaaaaatggacagttttttaaGAATTGAAATAAGATTGATCGTTACTCACCGTTTGGCAGATTTAGATCCT
It includes:
- the LOC129718749 gene encoding uncharacterized protein LOC129718749 isoform X2; the encoded protein is MDTAYSAEIINKFSNMNLRSKSHSSKEPEYGKLTPEQILDIHRPNENHNNKRPQSSFVPAVCNFQTARKMAQENLEHQPLPDAVMDIAFRKAQVAGSANPGVALEVGPYATAVGCKNYKAGPTKCTKYRVYRPKTCGVIPKPLSASGLNERIPEFKKREKVCPMDLAIGWDYRTKREPSRAMFMDGSKPSVAPPIFEVVEPPKDLNLPNVVHSGGVFSNTLGEEDFFDRDIIRQHDEYTQNYNLANRCKCNGSAKPRSAKSNRSGKSDRQNADVAASGEQQQQLKADGGELPNLVQQRPKGSPNVMQEGSRQRTPVDGKQKDNKIPRLCQNAAPGDEFTYKVQHEFRCAFKAGIPQSNSSGTVASFDSGISNCSQKHEPKKLAVPKPREPYIKKNYIIDTLAPPFAFWKKGSGYPDYWRLVSVYQHAYKPAEKRKYPLLKTVYQ
- the LOC129718749 gene encoding uncharacterized protein LOC129718749 isoform X1, with the protein product MDTAYSAEIINKFSNMNLRSKSHSSKEPEYGKLTPEQILDIHRPNENHNNKRPQSSFVPAVCNFQTARKMAQENLEHQPLPDAVMDIAFRKAQVAGSANPGVALEVGPYATGTSAVGCKNYKAGPTKCTKYRVYRPKTCGVIPKPLSASGLNERIPEFKKREKVCPMDLAIGWDYRTKREPSRAMFMDGSKPSVAPPIFEVVEPPKDLNLPNVVHSGGVFSNTLGEEDFFDRDIIRQHDEYTQNYNLANRCKCNGSAKPRSAKSNRSGKSDRQNADVAASGEQQQQLKADGGELPNLVQQRPKGSPNVMQEGSRQRTPVDGKQKDNKIPRLCQNAAPGDEFTYKVQHEFRCAFKAGIPQSNSSGTVASFDSGISNCSQKHEPKKLAVPKPREPYIKKNYIIDTLAPPFAFWKKGSGYPDYWRLVSVYQHAYKPAEKRKYPLLKTVYQ